A portion of the Equus quagga isolate Etosha38 chromosome 17, UCLA_HA_Equagga_1.0, whole genome shotgun sequence genome contains these proteins:
- the CCDC85B gene encoding coiled-coil domain-containing protein 85B, whose translation MEAEAGGLEELTDEEMAALGKEELVRRLRREEAARLAALVQRGRLMQEVNRQLQGHLGEIRELKQLNRRLQAENRELRDLCCFLDSERQRGRRAARQWQLFGTQASRAVREDLGGCWQKLAELEGRQEELLRENLALKELCLALGEEWGPRGGPGGAGGSGAGPTPELALPPCGPRDLGDGSSSTGSVGSPDQLPLACSPDD comes from the coding sequence ATGGAGGCCGAGGCAGGCGGCCTGGAGGAGCTGACGGACGAGGAGATGGCGGCACTGGGCAAGGAGGAGCTGGTGCGGCGCCTGCGGCGGGAGGAGGCGGCGCGCCTGGCGGCTCTGGTGCAGCGCGGCCGCCTCATGCAGGAGGTGAATCGGCAGCTGCAGGGTCACCTGGGCGAGATCCGCGAGCTCAAGCAGCTCAACCGGCGCCTACAGGCCGAGAACCGCGAGCTGCGCGACCTTTGCTGCTTCCTAGACTCGGAGCGCCAGCGCGGGCGGCGCGCCGCACGCCAGTGGCAGCTCTTCGGGACCCAAGCATCCCGGGCCGTGCGCGAGGACCTGGGCGGTTGTTGGCAGAAGCTGGCCGAGCTGGAGGGCCGCCAGGAGGAGCTGCTGCGGGAGAACCTGGCGCTTAAGGAGCTCTGCCTGGCGCTGGGCGAGGAGTGGGGCCCCCGCGGTGGCCCCGGCGGCGCGGGGGGCTCAGGCGCCGGGCCGACGCCCGAGCTCGCCTTGCCCCCCTGCGGACCCCGCGACCTGGGCGATGGAAGCTCCAGTACTGGCAGCGTGGGCAGTCCCGATCAGTTGCCCCTGGCCTGCTCCCCAGATGACTGA
- the FIBP gene encoding acidic fibroblast growth factor intracellular-binding protein isoform X2: MTSELDIFVGNTTLIDEDVYRLWLDGYSVSDAVALRVRSGILEQTGATAAVLQSDTMDHYRTFHMLERLLHAPPKLLHQLIYQIPPSRQALLIERYYAFDEAFVREVLGKKLSKGTKKDLDDISTKTGITLKSCRRQFDNFKRVFKVVEEMRGSLVDNIQQHFLLSDRLARDYAAIVFFANNRFETGKKKLQYLSFGDFAFCAELMIQNWTLGAVDSQVDDMDMDLDKEFLQDLKELKVLVADKDLLDLHKSLVCTALRGKLGVFSEMEANFKNLSRGLVNVATKLTHNKDVRDLFVDLVEKFVEPCRSDHWPLSDVRLFLNQYSASVHSLDGFRHQALWDRYMGTLRGCLLRLYHD; the protein is encoded by the exons ATGACTAGTGAGCTGGATATCTTCGTGGGGAACACGACCCTCATCGACGAGGACGTGTATCGCCTCTGGCTGGATGGTTACTCGG TGAGCGACGCAGTGGCCCTGAGGGTGCGCTCAGGAATCCTGGAGCAGACGGGTGCCACGGCCGCGGTGCTGCAGAGCGACACTATGGACCACTACCGTACTTTCCACATGCTCGAGCGCCTGCTGCACGCACCGCCCAAGCTGCTGCACCAGCTGATCTACCAGATCCCGCCCTCCCGACAGGCGCTGCTCATCGAGAG GTACTACGCCTTTGATGAGGCCTTTGTGCGGGAGGTCCTGGGCAAGAAGCTGTCCAAGGGCACCAAGAAAGACCTGGACGACATCAGCACCAAAACAGGCATCACCCTCAAGAGCTGTCGGAGACAG TTTGACAATTTCAAGCGAGTCTTCAAGGTGGTGGAGGAAATGCGGGGCTCCCTGGTTGATAACATCCAGCAACACTTCCTCCTCTCCGACCGGCTGGCCAG GGACTATGCAGCCATTGTCTTCTTTGCCAACAACCGCTTTGAGACAGGGAAGAAAAAACTGCAGTACCTGAGCTTTGGCGACTTTGCCTTCTGTGCTGAGCTCATGATCCAGAACTGGACCCTCGGAGCCGTCG ACTCCCAGGTGGATGACATGGACATGGACTTAGACAAGGAGTTTCTTCAGGACTTGAAGGAGCTCAAGGTGCTTGTAGCTGACAAGGACCTTCTGGACCTGCACAAGAG CCTGGTGTGCACCGCCCTTCGAGGAAAGCTCGGTGTCTTCTCTGAAATGGAAGCCAACTTCAAG AACCTGTCCCGGGGGCTGGTGAATGTGGCCACCAAGCTGACTCACAATAAGGACGTCAGAGACCTATTTGTGGACCTCGTGGAAAAG TTCGTGGAACCCTGCCGCTCTGACCACTGGCCATTGAGTGACGTGCGGCTCTTCTTGAATCAGTATTCGGCGTCGGTCCACTCCCTGGATGGCTTCCG
- the FIBP gene encoding acidic fibroblast growth factor intracellular-binding protein isoform X1, whose amino-acid sequence MTSELDIFVGNTTLIDEDVYRLWLDGYSVSDAVALRVRSGILEQTGATAAVLQSDTMDHYRTFHMLERLLHAPPKLLHQLIYQIPPSRQALLIERYYAFDEAFVREVLGKKLSKGTKKDLDDISTKTGITLKSCRRQFDNFKRVFKVVEEMRGSLVDNIQQHFLLSDRLARDYAAIVFFANNRFETGKKKLQYLSFGDFAFCAELMIQNWTLGAVGEAPTDPDSQVDDMDMDLDKEFLQDLKELKVLVADKDLLDLHKSLVCTALRGKLGVFSEMEANFKNLSRGLVNVATKLTHNKDVRDLFVDLVEKFVEPCRSDHWPLSDVRLFLNQYSASVHSLDGFRHQALWDRYMGTLRGCLLRLYHD is encoded by the exons ATGACTAGTGAGCTGGATATCTTCGTGGGGAACACGACCCTCATCGACGAGGACGTGTATCGCCTCTGGCTGGATGGTTACTCGG TGAGCGACGCAGTGGCCCTGAGGGTGCGCTCAGGAATCCTGGAGCAGACGGGTGCCACGGCCGCGGTGCTGCAGAGCGACACTATGGACCACTACCGTACTTTCCACATGCTCGAGCGCCTGCTGCACGCACCGCCCAAGCTGCTGCACCAGCTGATCTACCAGATCCCGCCCTCCCGACAGGCGCTGCTCATCGAGAG GTACTACGCCTTTGATGAGGCCTTTGTGCGGGAGGTCCTGGGCAAGAAGCTGTCCAAGGGCACCAAGAAAGACCTGGACGACATCAGCACCAAAACAGGCATCACCCTCAAGAGCTGTCGGAGACAG TTTGACAATTTCAAGCGAGTCTTCAAGGTGGTGGAGGAAATGCGGGGCTCCCTGGTTGATAACATCCAGCAACACTTCCTCCTCTCCGACCGGCTGGCCAG GGACTATGCAGCCATTGTCTTCTTTGCCAACAACCGCTTTGAGACAGGGAAGAAAAAACTGCAGTACCTGAGCTTTGGCGACTTTGCCTTCTGTGCTGAGCTCATGATCCAGAACTGGACCCTCGGAGCCGTCGGTGAGGCCCCCACTGACCCAG ACTCCCAGGTGGATGACATGGACATGGACTTAGACAAGGAGTTTCTTCAGGACTTGAAGGAGCTCAAGGTGCTTGTAGCTGACAAGGACCTTCTGGACCTGCACAAGAG CCTGGTGTGCACCGCCCTTCGAGGAAAGCTCGGTGTCTTCTCTGAAATGGAAGCCAACTTCAAG AACCTGTCCCGGGGGCTGGTGAATGTGGCCACCAAGCTGACTCACAATAAGGACGTCAGAGACCTATTTGTGGACCTCGTGGAAAAG TTCGTGGAACCCTGCCGCTCTGACCACTGGCCATTGAGTGACGTGCGGCTCTTCTTGAATCAGTATTCGGCGTCGGTCCACTCCCTGGATGGCTTCCG